A window of Acinonyx jubatus isolate Ajub_Pintada_27869175 chromosome E4, VMU_Ajub_asm_v1.0, whole genome shotgun sequence contains these coding sequences:
- the KCNJ9 gene encoding G protein-activated inward rectifier potassium channel 3 — translation MARAGAPRSPGPEPPRRRGRQRYVEKDGRCNVQQGNVREPGRYLTDLFTTLADLQWRLSLLFFVLAYALTWLFFGAIWWLVAYGRGDLEHLGDAAWTPCVNNLNGFVAAFLFSIETETTIGYGHRVITDQCPEGIALLLLQAILGSMVNAFMVGCMFVKISQPNKRAATLVFSSHAVVSLRDGRLCLMFRVGDLRSSHIVEASIRAKLIRSRQTLEGEFIPLHQTDLSVGFDTGDDRLFLVSPLVISHEIDAASPFWEASRRALERDDFEIVVILEGMVEATGMTCQARSSYLVDEVLWGHRFTSVLTLEDGFYEVDYASFHQTFEVPTPSCSARELAEAAARLDAHLYWSVPSRLDEKVEEEGAGEGAGGGAGADKEQNGCLPPPESESKV, via the exons ATGGCGCGGGCCGGCGCCCCCCGCTCCCCGGGCCCCGAGCCGCCGCGCCGCCGCGGCCGCCAGCGCTACGTGGAGAAGGACGGCAGGTGCAACGTGCAGCAGGGCAACGTGCGCGAGCCGGGCCGCTACCTGACCGACCTGTTCACCACGCTGGCCGACCTGCAGTGGCGCCTGAGCCTGCTCTTCTTCGTGCTCGCCTACGCGCTCACCTGGCTCTTCTTCGGCGCCATCTGGTGGCTGGTGGCCTACGGCCGCGGCGACCTGGAGCACCTGGGCGACGCGGCGTGGACGCCGTGCGTCAACAACCTCAACGGCTTCGTGGCCGCCTTCCTGTTCTCCATCGAGACGGAGACCACCATCGGCTACGGGCACCGCGTCATCACCGACCAGTGCCCCGAGGGCATcgcgctgctgctgctgcaggccATCCTGGGCTCCATGGTGAACGCCTTCATGGTGGGCTGCATGTTCGTCAAGATCTCGCAGCCCAACAAGCGCGCCGCCACGCTCGTCTTCTCGTCGCACGCCGTGGTGTCGCTGCGCGACGGGCGCCTGTGCCTCATGTTCCGCGTGGGCGACCTGCGCTCGTCGCACATCGTCGAGGCCTCCATCCGCGCCAAGCTCATCCGCTCGCGCCAGACGCTGGAGGGCGAGTTCATCCCGCTGCACCAGACCGACCTGAGCGTGGGCTTCGACACGGGCGACGACCGCCTCTTCCTCGTGTCGCCGCTCGTCATCAGCCACGAAATCGACGCCGCCAGCCCCTTCTGGGAGGCGTCGCGCCGCGCCCTGGAGAGGGACGACTTCGAGATCGTCGTCATCCTCGAGGGCATGGTGGAGGCCACCG GAATGACCTGCCAAGCTCGGAGCTCCTACCTGGTGGACGAGGTGCTGTGGGGCCACCGGTTCACGTCGGTGCTCACGCTGGAGGACGGCTTCTACGAGGTGGACTATGCCAGCTTCCACCAGACCTTCGAGGTGCCCACACCCTCGTGCAGCGCCCGGGAGCTGGCCGAGGCCGCCGCCCGCCTAGACGCCCATCTTTACTGGTCCGTCCCCAGCCGGCTGGatgagaaggtggaggaggagggggccggggagggcGCGGGCGGAGGGGCTGGCGCGGACAAGGAGCAGAACGGCTGCCTGCCGCCCCCGGAGAGCGAGTCCAAGGTGTGA
- the IGSF8 gene encoding immunoglobulin superfamily member 8 produces the protein MGALGLSPRLPLLLLLLLLMLGAECFAREVLVPQGPLYRVAGTAVSIPCNVSGYEGPAQQDFEWFLYRPEAPEAALGIVSTRDARFSYAVFGPRVAAGEVQVQRLQGDAVVLRIARLQAQDAGIYECYTPSTDTRYLGSYSGKVELRVLPDALQVSATPPGPRGRQAPTSPPRLTVHEGQELALGCLARTSTQKHTHLAVSFGRAVPEAPVGRATLQEVVGLRPDLAVEAGAPYAERLAAGELRLGKEGAERYRMVVGGAQAEDAGTYHCTAAEWIQDPDGSWAQIAEKRAVLAHVDVQTLSSQLAVAVGPGERRIGPGEPLELLCNVSGALPPPGRHAAYSVGWEMAPAGAPGPGRLVAQLDTEGVGSLGPGYEGRHIAMEKVASRTYRLRLEAARPGDAGTYRCLAKAYVRGSGARLREAASARSRPLPVHVREEGVVLEAVAWLAGGTVYRGETASLLCNISVRGGPPGLRLAASWWVERPEEGELSPAPARLVGGVGQDGVAELGVRPGGGPVSVELVGPRSHRLRLHGLGPEDEGVYHCAPSAWVRHADYSWYQAGSARSGPVTVYPYTHALDTLFVPLLVGAGVALVTGATVLGTITCCFMKRLRKR, from the exons ATGGGCGCCCTCGGTCTCTCGCCGCGGCTcccgctgctgctgctcctgctgctgctaaTGCTGG GAGCCGAGTGCTTCGCCCGGGAGGTGCTGGTCCCACAGGGGCCCCTGTACCGCGTGGCTGGCACGGCCGTCTCCATCCCCTGCAATGTCAGTGGCTACGAGGGCCCTGCCCAGCAGGACTTCGAGTGGTTCCTCTACAGGCCTGAGGCCCCAGAGGCCGCGCTGGGCATCGTCAGCACCAGGGATGCCCGTTTCTCCTACGCTGTCTTCGGGCCCCGCGTGGCGGCCGGTGAGGTGCAGGTGCAGCGTCTCCAGGGGGACGCCGTGGTGCTCAGGATCGCCCGCCTACAGGCCCAGGATGCTGGCATTTACGAGTGCTACACCCCGTCCACGGACACCCGCTACCTGGGCAGCTACAGCGGCAAGGTGGAGCTGAGAG TTCTTCCAGATGCGCTGCAGGTGTCTGCCACCCCCCCGGGGCCCCGAGGCCGCCAGGCCCCCACTTCACCGCCTCGCCTGACGGTGCACGAGGGGCAGGAGCTGGCGCTGGGCTGCCTGGCGCGGACGAGCACGCAGAAGCACACGCACCTGGCCGTGTCCTTCGGGAGAGCGGTGCCCGAGGCGCCCGTAGGGCGAGCGACGCTGCAGGAAGTCGTGGGGCTCCGGCCCGACCTGGCCGTGGAGGCCGGGGCTCCCTATGCTGAGCGGCTGGCTGCAGGGGAGCTGCGGCTGGGCAAGGAGGGGGCCGAGCGCTACCGCATGGTGGTGGGGGGCGCCCAGGCCGAGGACGCGGGCACCTACCACTGCACGGCTGCCGAGTGGATTCAGGATCCCGACGGCAGCTGGGCCCAGATCGCGGAGAAGAGAGCTGTCCTGGCCCACGTGGACGTGCAGACGCTGT CCAGCCAGCTGGCAGTGGCCGTGGGGCCCGGGGAACGGCGGATCGGCCCCGGAGAGCCCTTGGAACTGCTGTGCAACGTGTCCGGGGCGCTGCCCCCGCCAGGCCGCCACGCTGCGTACTCTGTGGGCTGGGAGATGGCCCCTGCCGGGGCCCCTGGGCCCGGCCGCCTGGTAGCCCAGCTGGACACAGAGGGTGTGGGCAGCCTGGGCCCTGGCTATGAAGGCCGGCACATCGCCATGGAGAAGGTGGCGTCCAGAACCTACCGGCTCCGGCTGGAAGCTGCCAGGCCAGGTGACGCGGGCACCTACCGCTGCCTGGCCAAGGCTTACGTCCGAGGGTCTGGGGCTCGGCTTCGAGAAGCGGCCAGTGCCCGCTCCCGGCCACTCCCGGTGCACGTGCGGGAGGAAG GCGTGGTGCTGGAGGCCGTGGCCTGGCTGGCGGGAGGCACCGTGTACCGTGGGGAGACGGCGTCCTTGCTCTGCAACATCTCTGTGCGCGGCGGCCCCCCGGGGCTGCGCCTGGCTGCCAGCTGGTGGGTGGAGCGACCCGAGGAAGGGGAGCTGAGCCCTGCACCTGCCCGGCTGGTGGGCGGTGTGGGCCAGGACGGCGTGGCAGAGCTGGGGGTCCGGCCTGGAGGAGGCCCGGTCAGCGTGGAGCTGGTGGGGCCCCGCAGCCACCGGCTGAGGCTGCACGGCCTGGGGCCCGAGGACGAAGGCGTGTACCACTGCGCCCCCAGCGCCTGGGTGCGGCATGCCGACTACAGCTGGTACCAGGCCGGCAGCGCTCGCTCGGGGCCCGTCACGGTGTACCCCTACACGCACG CCCTGGACACCCTGTTTGTGCCCCTGCTGGTGGGTGCTGGGGTCGCCTTAGTCACCGGGGCCACCGTCCTTGGTACCATCACCTGCTGCTTCATGAAGAGGCTTCGAAAACGGTGA